Proteins found in one Brachyspira murdochii DSM 12563 genomic segment:
- a CDS encoding glycosyltransferase family 9 protein — protein MKILLIKQTSLGDVLHMTPVIRALKKWKADCQIDVVTDKRALGILENNPYINKLYVLDIYRYEKEIFKSPLLFFSTIREFISHISEVRKESYDIAMDLQGLERSIIFLYLCHAKKKYAKGKWIGVKSNYYKDINAIEGLISFLKFIDCPNDGTDLDYFLPDTIEADFNKKIEHIKYSINSNFNIDKEYIVFSPFSRWDTKDLSVNKSREIIKEIQKLKDIQIILSATSDYDKECLEIVKGFDNVLNSSGLFNLPELAYLIKKSKGMVTVDSFPMHTGCAFQKPLIAVFGPTSEVRVGPIAKNSETIRVENLECARCYKRKNCPNNHICIENIDAKLLAERLIKKI, from the coding sequence ATGAAAATACTTTTAATAAAGCAAACTTCTTTAGGAGATGTTCTTCATATGACACCTGTTATAAGGGCATTGAAGAAATGGAAGGCTGACTGTCAAATAGATGTAGTAACAGATAAAAGAGCATTAGGTATATTAGAAAATAATCCTTATATAAACAAATTGTATGTTTTGGATATATACAGATATGAAAAAGAAATATTTAAATCTCCTTTATTATTTTTTTCTACTATAAGAGAGTTTATTTCTCATATATCTGAAGTAAGAAAAGAGAGTTATGATATAGCTATGGATTTGCAGGGACTTGAGAGAAGCATAATATTTTTATATTTATGTCATGCTAAAAAGAAATATGCTAAGGGTAAATGGATTGGAGTAAAAAGTAATTATTATAAAGATATAAATGCTATAGAGGGGCTTATATCTTTTTTGAAGTTTATTGATTGTCCTAATGACGGTACTGATTTGGACTATTTTTTACCTGATACTATAGAAGCTGATTTTAATAAAAAAATAGAACATATAAAGTACAGCATAAACAGTAATTTTAATATAGATAAAGAGTACATAGTTTTTTCTCCATTTTCAAGATGGGATACTAAAGATTTATCAGTAAATAAATCAAGAGAAATAATCAAAGAGATACAAAAATTAAAGGATATACAGATAATACTGTCAGCCACATCAGATTATGATAAAGAATGTTTGGAAATAGTGAAAGGATTTGATAATGTTTTAAATAGTTCTGGGCTTTTTAATTTACCAGAATTAGCGTATTTAATAAAAAAATCAAAGGGAATGGTTACAGTAGATTCATTTCCAATGCATACAGGATGTGCATTTCAAAAACCATTAATAGCAGTATTCGGTCCTACAAGTGAAGTACGAGTTGGTCCTATAGCAAAAAACTCCGAGACTATAAGAGTTGAAAATTTAGAATGTGCTAGATGCTATAAAAGAAAAAATTGCCCTAATAATCATATATGCATAGAAAATATTGATGCAAAACTTCTTGCTGAAAGATTAATAAAAAAAATATAA
- a CDS encoding ABC transporter substrate-binding protein: protein MKKNHIIIFILIAVFVLVGAFGISRHENDKKTNASNDKVVKIGISQMIEHDALDLIYKGIEDELNKYYNNRSKKIVIDYKNAQGEQANCNTIAQKFVNDKSDIIIAIGTPAAQSAVNLTKDIPIIASGIGDPIGAKLVTNLNKPNVNVTGTINLPPIEKQIELMHTLLPNAKKIGLLYCSSEINSLYQIKLAKEKLDSLGLEYIDLTVANANEIQQMMISAADKVDAIFSPTDNIIANSMANVAMIEESEKLPVICADAGMTKIGGTVTYSVDYYDMGVLTAKKAIEVLEGIKDIKNIPLETVDSYNFVVNTNMINRLGLTIPNDIYMN, encoded by the coding sequence ATGAAAAAAAATCATATTATAATTTTTATATTAATAGCAGTATTCGTATTAGTAGGAGCATTCGGTATAAGCAGGCATGAAAATGATAAAAAGACAAACGCATCAAATGATAAGGTAGTAAAGATAGGTATAAGCCAGATGATAGAGCATGATGCATTAGATTTGATATATAAGGGAATAGAAGATGAACTTAATAAATACTATAATAACAGAAGTAAAAAAATAGTAATAGACTATAAAAATGCTCAGGGAGAGCAGGCAAATTGTAATACTATAGCACAAAAGTTTGTTAATGATAAAAGCGATATCATAATAGCAATAGGCACTCCAGCAGCTCAGTCGGCTGTAAATCTCACCAAAGACATACCAATAATAGCTTCGGGCATAGGCGATCCAATAGGTGCAAAATTGGTAACCAATCTTAATAAACCTAATGTAAATGTAACAGGCACCATAAATCTTCCTCCTATAGAAAAACAAATAGAACTCATGCATACACTACTTCCTAATGCCAAAAAAATAGGACTTTTATACTGCTCAAGCGAAATTAATTCATTATATCAGATAAAATTAGCAAAAGAAAAATTAGATTCATTAGGACTTGAATATATAGACTTGACTGTTGCAAATGCAAATGAAATACAGCAGATGATGATAAGTGCTGCCGATAAAGTCGATGCTATATTTTCACCTACTGATAATATTATAGCAAATAGTATGGCAAATGTGGCTATGATAGAAGAAAGCGAAAAACTTCCAGTTATATGTGCTGATGCTGGAATGACAAAAATAGGCGGTACTGTAACATATTCGGTTGATTATTATGATATGGGAGTTCTTACTGCTAAAAAAGCAATAGAAGTTTTGGAAGGAATTAAAGATATAAAAAACATACCTCTTGAAACAGTTGACAGCTACAATTTCGTTGTAAATACAAATATGATAAATAGATTGGGACTTACTATACCTAATGATATATATATGAATTAA
- a CDS encoding FliO/MopB family protein has product MIKKISIIFLAVFIAAFSQETNTQTNQIINTNENIQNTETNFFNTPLNNTNNINEPAILQDIRNIENRAQVSNGWMFFKAIIGFIVTLVGIYLVFMYMKNKSKKVSGSSEIIKVLATTPLAPNRYVSIIEIVDDMYLVSISDHNINMLSKIEDKETKDQIKMMYINSKNNIVDDSFKNILNQTLSVFKQPKMKEKDPLKTTSEIRERLHDLNSNNPTNKEDSQK; this is encoded by the coding sequence ATGATTAAAAAAATTTCTATTATATTCCTAGCTGTTTTTATAGCAGCATTTTCTCAGGAAACTAATACACAGACTAATCAAATAATTAATACTAATGAAAATATACAAAATACAGAAACAAATTTCTTTAATACTCCGCTAAACAATACAAACAATATTAATGAGCCTGCTATACTTCAGGATATTAGAAATATAGAAAACAGAGCCCAAGTAAGTAACGGCTGGATGTTTTTTAAAGCTATTATCGGTTTTATAGTTACACTAGTTGGAATATATTTAGTATTTATGTATATGAAAAATAAATCTAAAAAAGTTTCTGGTTCTTCTGAAATTATAAAAGTACTTGCCACTACTCCATTAGCACCTAATAGATATGTTTCTATAATAGAAATTGTTGATGATATGTATTTAGTTTCTATATCAGATCATAATATTAATATGCTTTCAAAAATTGAAGATAAAGAAACTAAAGATCAAATTAAAATGATGTATATTAACTCTAAAAACAATATAGTAGATGACAGCTTTAAAAATATTTTAAATCAAACTCTTTCAGTATTCAAACAGCCAAAGATGAAAGAAAAAGATCCTTTAAAAACTACTTCTGAAATAAGAGAAAGACTTCATGATCTTAACTCAAATAATCCTACTAATAAAGAAGATAGTCAGAAATAA
- a CDS encoding sialidase family protein yields the protein MKINILYETIIFEDKNLYPAFPSVVKLDNNRYLVSFRLAPKIKKHYSHLHSLSKSMLAIINKNMVEKVFEFAQDDEAAKQDAQLFRIDDKTIMAYYFRYTFHPINEKELFKDYTFIEYDSTIALLDGIGVCMSYDNGKTFSTPHIIKINNDNTIMKNFAIRGSMCKLNNSEVLAPIYAYKKNINKNNSKYQCYIISSKDLINWKLKTFLSETDYKKINGKNSKIEYVEPSLLNYKNNIIAFIRTHINNEYGLTSISYSKDKGKTFSRPIFTNIKGYPLNPLFLSNGKLLLTYGYRLKPYGIRAILLDNADDIFDIEKINYKASNEEIIIDSSMKSTDCGYPWCAEDNGIISCVYYGYKDKNKIRKIYMKRFTFN from the coding sequence ATGAAAATAAATATTTTATATGAAACTATAATTTTTGAAGATAAAAATCTATATCCTGCTTTTCCTAGTGTTGTTAAGCTTGATAATAATAGATATTTAGTAAGTTTCAGACTAGCACCAAAAATAAAAAAACATTATTCTCATCTTCATTCATTAAGTAAATCAATGCTTGCTATCATAAATAAAAATATGGTAGAGAAAGTATTTGAGTTTGCTCAAGATGATGAAGCAGCAAAACAAGATGCACAGCTTTTTAGAATAGATGATAAAACTATAATGGCATACTATTTCAGATATACATTTCACCCCATCAATGAAAAAGAATTATTCAAAGATTATACTTTTATAGAATATGACAGCACTATAGCATTGCTTGATGGAATAGGTGTATGTATGAGCTATGATAATGGAAAAACTTTTTCTACTCCTCATATTATAAAAATAAATAATGATAATACTATAATGAAAAACTTTGCAATTAGAGGGAGTATGTGTAAATTAAATAATAGTGAAGTACTTGCTCCAATATATGCTTATAAAAAAAATATAAATAAAAACAACTCTAAATATCAATGTTATATTATATCTAGTAAAGATTTAATTAACTGGAAACTTAAAACTTTTTTATCTGAAACAGATTATAAAAAAATAAATGGAAAAAACTCAAAAATAGAATATGTTGAACCTTCTCTTTTAAATTATAAAAATAATATAATAGCATTTATAAGAACGCATATTAATAATGAATACGGATTAACTTCTATAAGTTATTCAAAAGATAAAGGTAAAACTTTTTCAAGACCAATATTTACTAATATAAAAGGATATCCATTAAATCCTCTATTTTTAAGTAATGGTAAACTTCTTCTTACTTACGGATACAGATTAAAACCTTATGGTATAAGAGCTATTTTACTTGACAATGCTGATGATATATTTGATATAGAAAAAATTAATTATAAAGCTTCAAATGAAGAGATTATAATAGATTCTTCTATGAAAAGTACAGACTGCGGATATCCTTGGTGTGCTGAAGATAACGGCATTATATCATGTGTTTATTACGGATATAAAGATAAAAATAAAATAAGAAAAATATATATGAAAAGGTTTACTTTTAATTAA
- a CDS encoding M42 family metallopeptidase: protein MNDILNLMKNLTNAFGPSGFEDDVIEVIKNNTSFIDNERDSINNLYLGLNKIDKNKPIVGLDCHIDELGFMAEHINDNGTISFIPLGGWHIPNIVSNSVVIKSSSGEYVKGVIGSKPPHFMTEEDKRKLPSLKDMYIDVGTRSKKETEEIFGIQIGDPIAPDVDFRYDDRTKSICAKAIDNRVGALCVIETLRALKDEKLDVNLVGIMTAQEEVGARGAAVASNKVKPDLVIVFEGSPADDTFYYGDRAHGAIGRGSQLRVIDGGMITNPRLNKYTIDIAKKNNIAHQVIVREKGSTNGAVYHKTNLGAPSVVLGVATRYAHSHYCYASYDDIIASIDIAKELIKTLNKEKIKEF, encoded by the coding sequence ATGAACGATATTTTAAATTTAATGAAAAATTTAACTAATGCATTCGGACCTTCTGGTTTTGAAGATGACGTTATAGAAGTTATAAAAAATAATACTTCATTTATAGATAATGAAAGAGATTCTATAAATAATCTTTATTTAGGATTAAACAAAATAGATAAAAATAAACCTATAGTAGGTTTGGACTGTCATATAGATGAATTAGGATTTATGGCAGAACATATTAATGATAATGGCACAATATCTTTTATACCATTAGGAGGCTGGCATATACCTAATATAGTATCAAACTCTGTAGTAATAAAATCTTCAAGCGGGGAATATGTTAAAGGAGTAATAGGTTCAAAACCTCCTCATTTTATGACTGAGGAAGATAAAAGAAAACTTCCTTCATTAAAAGATATGTATATTGATGTTGGAACTAGAAGTAAAAAGGAAACTGAAGAAATATTCGGCATACAAATAGGAGACCCTATAGCTCCTGATGTTGATTTTAGGTATGATGACAGGACAAAAAGTATATGTGCTAAAGCAATAGATAACAGAGTTGGTGCTTTATGCGTAATAGAAACTTTAAGAGCTTTAAAAGATGAAAAATTAGATGTTAACTTGGTTGGAATAATGACAGCCCAAGAAGAAGTAGGTGCAAGAGGTGCTGCTGTAGCTTCAAATAAAGTAAAACCTGATTTGGTTATAGTATTTGAAGGCTCTCCTGCAGATGACACATTTTACTATGGAGATAGAGCTCATGGTGCTATAGGAAGAGGCTCTCAGCTTAGAGTAATTGACGGCGGTATGATAACTAATCCAAGACTTAATAAATACACAATAGATATAGCTAAAAAAAATAATATAGCTCATCAAGTGATTGTACGTGAAAAAGGTTCTACTAACGGAGCTGTTTATCATAAAACTAATTTAGGTGCTCCAAGCGTAGTATTGGGTGTAGCAACAAGATATGCTCATAGTCATTACTGTTATGCTTCTTATGATGATATAATAGCTTCTATTGATATTGCTAAAGAATTAATAAAAACTCTAAACAAAGAAAAAATAAAAGAATTTTAA
- a CDS encoding 8-oxoguanine DNA glycosylase, with protein MDKEYAKHLMGIYKDKVLHERMKRRLEYFERVFKRDNDKRLFAELAFCICTPQTKARSGAAAIIDLYNNNLLFKGSAEKVANILIKHVRFHNMKAENIVLARKIYFPNEKFVLKDRINEALKNDTMVELRNELAKEVKGYGLKEASHFLRNIGFGQKIAILDRHIMRVMDKLSILPEGMTPKTSLTKNNYLSCESNLVEYSKSEKIPMEYLDFVFWYDATNDIFK; from the coding sequence ATGGATAAAGAATATGCTAAACATTTGATGGGTATATATAAAGATAAAGTTCTTCATGAGAGAATGAAAAGAAGACTTGAATATTTTGAGAGGGTTTTTAAAAGAGATAATGATAAAAGACTTTTTGCTGAACTTGCATTTTGTATATGTACGCCTCAGACAAAGGCTAGAAGCGGGGCTGCTGCTATAATTGATTTGTATAATAATAATTTGCTTTTCAAAGGAAGTGCTGAAAAAGTAGCTAATATACTAATAAAACATGTAAGATTTCATAATATGAAGGCTGAAAATATAGTGCTTGCTAGAAAGATTTATTTTCCTAATGAGAAGTTTGTATTGAAAGATAGAATCAATGAAGCTTTAAAAAATGATACTATGGTAGAATTAAGAAATGAATTAGCAAAAGAAGTTAAAGGATACGGACTTAAAGAGGCTAGCCATTTTCTTAGAAATATAGGTTTCGGTCAAAAAATTGCTATACTTGACAGACATATAATGCGTGTAATGGATAAGTTAAGCATTCTGCCTGAAGGTATGACGCCAAAAACAAGCCTTACAAAAAATAATTATCTTAGCTGCGAATCGAATTTGGTTGAATATTCAAAAAGCGAAAAAATACCTATGGAATATTTGGACTTTGTATTTTGGTATGATGCCACTAATGATATTTTTAAATAA
- the hdhA gene encoding 7alpha-hydroxysteroid dehydrogenase: MKLLNKKIALVTSATRGIGLACSKKLAENGAKVYLAVRRLDAGKKIADEIIKNGGEADTVYFDASKEETFTSMIEETVKKENRIDILVNNFGTTDTNKDFDLINGDTEAFFNIVNENLKSVYLPSKAAVKHMINTGGGSIINISSVGGIFPDMSRLAYGISKSAINFLTKNIAVQYARQNIRCNAVLPGFVATDAAMENMSEDFFKLFLKNVPLNRPAEPEDIANAVLFFASDYSSFITGETMPVAGGFGLPSPMYSQYMDMGGKKG; encoded by the coding sequence ATGAAACTCTTGAATAAAAAAATAGCATTAGTAACATCAGCAACTAGAGGTATAGGTTTAGCATGTTCAAAGAAACTAGCTGAAAATGGAGCAAAGGTTTATTTAGCTGTAAGAAGACTTGATGCGGGTAAAAAGATAGCAGATGAAATTATAAAAAATGGAGGAGAGGCTGATACAGTATATTTTGACGCATCTAAAGAAGAAACTTTTACTTCTATGATTGAAGAGACAGTAAAAAAAGAAAATAGAATAGATATACTAGTTAATAATTTCGGTACTACTGATACTAATAAAGATTTTGATTTAATTAACGGCGATACTGAGGCATTTTTTAATATAGTTAATGAAAACTTAAAAAGTGTTTATCTTCCTTCAAAGGCTGCTGTTAAGCATATGATTAATACCGGAGGAGGAAGCATAATTAATATTTCTTCAGTAGGAGGAATATTTCCAGATATGTCAAGACTAGCATACGGCATATCAAAATCAGCAATCAATTTTCTTACAAAAAATATTGCTGTTCAGTATGCAAGACAAAATATAAGATGCAATGCTGTACTTCCGGGATTTGTTGCAACTGATGCAGCTATGGAAAATATGTCAGAAGATTTTTTTAAATTGTTTTTGAAAAATGTTCCATTAAACAGACCAGCAGAGCCTGAAGATATTGCTAATGCAGTACTTTTCTTTGCAAGCGATTATTCATCATTTATAACAGGAGAAACTATGCCTGTAGCTGGAGGATTTGGACTTCCTTCACCTATGTACAGTCAGTATATGGATATGGGCGGAAAGAAAGGATAA
- a CDS encoding B12-binding domain-containing radical SAM protein, which yields MSNKINNIYIGYPPFESDRGVALLSQNRQFQWFKSPTYIYPVVPATAATMIKNAGYEVDFVDAIARNMTIEQWYKYLDEKTPDLLFFEVKTPVIYKAWKIVNDLKAKYPNMIVVIAGDHVTAMPEETMNNCKVDYLLTGGDYDFLLLNLIEYLNGKAQLEKGIYYRENNNIKNTGFFELRHDLKSLPFIDRDLTQWQRYAYDNGNFKRIPGTYIMAGRDCWHHRCTFCSWTGIYTNFRARTAENVVDEVEFLYNKYNIREIMDDTGCFPVKKWLNDFCNFMIDKKLNKKVNIDCNMRFGACNEDEYRLMKKAGFRFLLFGLESASQNTLDRLKKGNKVEEILPSCKAASDAGLSPHVTVMLGYPWETEEDIEKTYELTKKLLLKGYAKTMQATIIIPYPGTELFNQCKKENWLTTENWEDYDMRKAIMKTDVGEDKIKEWVQKLYNLSFTPQFLMHKVLSIRDLDDIKYYLRAFKKVSSGHLKDFA from the coding sequence ATGAGTAATAAAATAAATAATATATATATAGGCTATCCTCCATTTGAAAGTGACAGAGGAGTGGCATTATTGTCCCAAAACAGACAGTTTCAATGGTTTAAAAGCCCTACATATATTTATCCTGTAGTGCCTGCAACTGCAGCAACTATGATAAAAAATGCAGGTTATGAAGTTGACTTTGTTGATGCCATTGCTAGAAATATGACAATAGAACAATGGTATAAATATTTAGATGAGAAAACACCTGATTTATTATTCTTTGAGGTAAAAACTCCAGTTATATATAAGGCTTGGAAAATAGTTAATGACTTGAAAGCTAAATACCCAAATATGATAGTGGTTATTGCAGGAGACCATGTTACTGCTATGCCGGAAGAGACTATGAATAACTGCAAAGTTGATTATTTGCTTACAGGCGGTGATTATGATTTTCTTCTTTTGAATTTAATAGAATATCTTAATGGAAAAGCACAGTTAGAAAAAGGCATATACTACAGAGAAAATAATAATATAAAAAATACAGGATTTTTTGAATTAAGACATGATTTAAAAAGTCTTCCGTTTATAGACAGAGATTTAACTCAGTGGCAGAGGTATGCCTATGATAATGGCAACTTTAAAAGAATACCGGGTACATATATAATGGCTGGAAGGGACTGCTGGCATCATAGATGCACTTTCTGTTCTTGGACTGGCATATATACAAATTTCCGTGCTAGAACTGCTGAAAATGTTGTTGATGAGGTGGAGTTTCTTTATAACAAATACAATATTAGAGAGATAATGGACGATACAGGCTGTTTTCCAGTAAAAAAATGGCTTAATGATTTTTGCAATTTTATGATAGATAAAAAGCTTAATAAAAAAGTTAATATAGACTGCAATATGCGTTTCGGAGCATGCAATGAAGATGAGTACAGACTTATGAAAAAGGCTGGATTTAGATTTTTATTATTTGGTTTGGAATCGGCAAGTCAAAATACATTAGACAGGCTTAAAAAAGGAAATAAGGTTGAAGAAATCCTTCCATCTTGTAAAGCAGCTTCCGATGCAGGACTTTCTCCTCATGTAACTGTAATGCTTGGCTATCCTTGGGAAACTGAAGAGGATATTGAAAAAACTTATGAGCTTACTAAAAAACTTCTTCTTAAAGGATATGCCAAAACTATGCAGGCTACGATTATAATTCCTTATCCGGGAACAGAGTTATTTAATCAATGCAAAAAAGAAAATTGGCTTACTACAGAAAATTGGGAAGATTATGATATGCGTAAAGCTATAATGAAAACTGATGTAGGAGAAGATAAAATAAAAGAATGGGTACAAAAACTTTATAATTTGAGTTTTACTCCCCAGTTTTTGATGCATAAGGTATTATCTATAAGAGATTTGGACGATATTAAATATTATTTAAGAGCTTTCAAAAAAGTATCATCTGGACACTTAAAAGACTTTGCTTAA
- a CDS encoding tetratricopeptide repeat protein, whose amino-acid sequence MDNYNIRLQTSLNETVKSSNNLINFWFAFLTVIIIVFTLITLIINNNILKKSKRKIKVFNNNYNKKLKEIKIHIKNFEKLKKENDKTIEINTLYNLANTLFDLKDYNNSIYYYDKVLELYNNFIYGIYNKAVSYYYINDYDKCADSFIYLYNKEISIKDLVLKNIIELANKNIEKAIQFCRNENIDYKSLQQKEEKISIFDRIRNILY is encoded by the coding sequence TTGGATAATTATAATATAAGACTTCAAACTTCATTAAATGAAACTGTAAAATCTTCTAATAATCTTATTAATTTTTGGTTTGCATTTTTAACTGTTATAATAATAGTATTTACATTGATAACATTAATAATAAATAATAATATATTAAAAAAATCAAAAAGAAAAATAAAAGTATTTAATAATAACTATAATAAAAAATTAAAAGAAATAAAAATACATATTAAAAACTTTGAAAAATTAAAAAAAGAAAATGATAAAACTATAGAAATAAATACTCTTTATAACTTAGCAAATACTCTATTTGACTTAAAAGACTATAATAATTCGATTTACTATTATGATAAGGTGCTGGAATTATATAATAATTTTATTTACGGTATTTATAACAAGGCAGTATCATACTATTATATAAATGACTATGATAAATGTGCAGATAGCTTTATATATTTATACAATAAAGAAATCTCAATAAAAGACTTGGTACTAAAAAATATTATAGAACTTGCAAATAAAAATATAGAAAAAGCTATTCAGTTTTGCCGCAATGAAAATATAGATTATAAATCATTGCAGCAAAAGGAAGAAAAAATATCTATATTCGATAGAATAAGAAATATTTTATACTAA
- a CDS encoding metallophosphoesterase family protein has product MPKLLISSDLHLSLQEKEYSLSVLDEILEQAENYDALLLLGDTFNTFEDLQELKDTFSKKIENYNKNVYLLKGNHENLKSKGITLNKLKFPDNLIVIEDISFFNIDNLDIVALPYSEKYIIDNELNKKIENLNADNRIVIAHGIVEGTLWAIEENEEAASIPIDIIKKIEPNIAVVGHIHKQMEVNIENIEIIYTGSARVWRRTKSEMGERRCLAIDIQNNSINKSFINIKNAGEYRVYESNIYNISNLEQKASEWNINDIIDINIYGIAEDENELEEKINSIKNKYSKYVRDINIKTKELFLLENAHNESIIKEFLAIAEEHEFATNNEEDLEIVEIAKRIGIEKIYSALQNKR; this is encoded by the coding sequence ATGCCTAAATTATTAATATCAAGCGACCTGCATTTAAGCCTTCAGGAAAAAGAATACTCGCTTTCAGTATTAGATGAAATATTAGAACAAGCAGAAAATTATGATGCACTTCTTTTACTTGGGGATACTTTTAATACATTTGAAGATTTGCAGGAACTAAAAGATACATTCTCTAAAAAAATAGAAAACTATAATAAAAATGTATACCTGCTTAAAGGCAATCATGAAAACCTAAAATCAAAAGGAATAACATTAAATAAATTAAAGTTTCCCGATAACTTAATAGTAATAGAAGATATAAGTTTTTTTAATATAGATAATTTAGATATAGTAGCATTGCCTTATAGTGAAAAATATATTATAGATAATGAATTAAATAAAAAAATAGAAAATCTAAATGCTGATAATAGAATAGTAATAGCACATGGTATAGTAGAAGGCACATTATGGGCTATAGAAGAAAATGAAGAGGCAGCAAGCATACCTATAGATATAATAAAAAAAATAGAGCCTAATATAGCAGTGGTGGGACATATTCATAAACAAATGGAAGTTAATATTGAAAATATAGAAATAATATACACAGGTTCTGCAAGAGTATGGAGAAGAACAAAATCAGAAATGGGTGAAAGAAGATGTTTGGCTATTGATATACAAAATAACTCTATAAATAAAAGTTTTATCAATATAAAAAATGCAGGCGAATACAGAGTATATGAAAGTAATATTTATAATATATCAAATTTAGAACAAAAAGCCTCTGAATGGAATATAAATGATATTATAGATATTAATATTTATGGAATAGCTGAAGATGAAAATGAGCTTGAAGAAAAGATAAACAGCATAAAAAATAAATATTCAAAATATGTACGTGATATTAATATAAAAACTAAAGAATTATTCCTGCTTGAAAATGCCCACAATGAAAGCATAATAAAAGAGTTTTTAGCTATAGCAGAAGAACATGAATTTGCTACTAATAATGAAGAAGACCTAGAGATAGTAGAAATTGCCAAACGTATAGGAATAGAAAAAATATATTCTGCTTTGCAAAATAAGAGATGA